A region of the Muricauda sp. MAR_2010_75 genome:
GCGTCCATCAAACATTTAAAGGGGCAACGTTTTAAACTGTATCCTGATTTTCCTACAGCGGGTATCATTGATGTTACCAACTACAATGACGGCATGCGAGGTGGGAAAATCCGAGTTCGAGCAAAGATTTCAACACTTGATAAGAATACCTTAGTAATCAATGAGATACCGTATGGAACCAATACATCTTCTTTAATTGATTCCATTCTTAAGGCCAATGATAAAGGCAAGATTAAAATCAAGAAAATAGAAGACAATACGGCGGCCGAAGTTGAGATTTTAGTACATCTGCCTCCAAATATTTCACCAGACAAAACCATTGATGCGTTGTACGCCTTCACGGCCTGCGAATCGTCTATTTCGCCTTTGGGCTGTATCATTGAAGACAATAAGCCCTTGTTTATTGGAGTGACAGAAATGCTGGAGCGTTCTACGGACAATACCGTGGAATTGTTGAAAGCCGAATTGGAGATTCAATTGGGGGAATTGGAGGAACAATGGCACTTTGCATCATTGGAACGAATCTTTATCGAGAACAGAATCTACCGCGATATCGAGGAAGAGGAAACTTGGGAAGGTGTCATCGCGGCCATTGATAAGGGATTGAAACCCCACACCAAAAACCTAAAGCGTGCCGTAACGGAAGAAGATATTGTCCGCTTGACTGAAATACGCATCAAACGGATTTCAAAATTTGATTTAGAAAAGGCACAGCAACTCATTGAAAGTTTGGATGAAAAAATCGCCAAGACAAAGCATCATTTGGCACACTTGGTAGACTTTGCCATTGATTATTTCAAGGAACTTAAAAAGAAATACGGTGCCGGCCGGGAACGAAAATCAGAAATACGGATTTTCGATGATATCGAGGCTACCAAGGTGGTCATCCGAAACACTAAACTGTATGTAAATCGAGAGGAGGGTTTTATTGGAACCTCACTAAAAAGGGACGAATACGTCACCGATTGTAGTGATATCGATGACATCATTGTCTTTACCAAAAAAGGAGAGATGATGGTAACCAAGGTGGATTCCAAGGTTTTTATCGGAAAGAACATCCTCCACGTTGCCGTATTCAAGAAAAAAGACAAGCGCACCGTTTATAATATGATTTATAAAGACGGGAAAGGTGGTCCCAGTTACATCAAACGATTCAACGTAACCAGTATTACACGGGACAAAATATATCCATTGGCGGGAGATAAGGCCACTGCGGAAGTTCTTTATTTTTCTGCCAATCCCAATGGTGAAGCTGAGGTTGTTACCGTAATGTTGCGCCAATCAGGTAGTATCAAAAAATTGAAGTGGGATCTGGATTTCGCCGATGTTTTGATTAAAGGCAGGGCATCAAAAGGAAATCTGGTCACCAAATATGCCGTGAAACGCATCGAACTGAAGGAAAAAGGGGTTTCCACATTGAAACCCAGAAAAATTTGGTTTGATGATGTAGTCAACAGGCTCAATGTAGATGGAAGGGGAGAGTTACTTGGAGAATTTAAAGGTGATGATCTTTTGCTGGTCATTGACCAAAAAGGCATTGTAAAGACCATTGCTCCAGATTTGTTGACCCGTTTTAATGAAGACATGATCGTTTTGGAGAAATGGAATCCAAAGAAGCCCATTTCCGTGGTGCATTATGAAGGCGAAAAGGAACGGTATTACCTGAAGCGCTTTTTAGTGGAAAATCCCAATAAAGAAGAATTGGTGATTTCTGAACATCCAAAGTCGTTTATGGAGATGGTCTCCACAGATTGGCGTCCAGTGATAGAAATTGAATTTATAAAGCCTCGCGGCAAGGATGCCAAGCCCAACCAAGAAGTGGATGTTGAAGAATTTATCAGCGTAAAGGGCATAAAGGCCATTGGAAATCAATTGACTACGGAAAAAGTAAAAAATATTAACCGATTGGACTCCTTGCCCTTTGAGGAACCCGAAGAACAATCTGCAGAAGAAATGGAAGTAATAGATGAGGAAAGTATAGACGCTCCCAATACTGATATTGAAGCAAAAGATCAAGGTTCTGATCAAACCTCTTTGTTTTAATGCTTTTTCTGCCTATTTTGTCGGTATCGAGTTAGACACACACCAAAACCAGATAGCTTAATATATCTTATGGATTTTACCAACCCGTTGGTATACGGCGTACCCGTTTTTATTGCCTTCATTTTATTTGAACTTACCTATAGCAAAGCACATGGAGACGACCATCTCTACGAATGGAAGGATTTAGCCGCTAGTGGATTTATGGGAATTGGGTCGGCCATTTTGGGCCCTCTCTTTAAAGTGGCCTTTGCCATTGTCTTTTTTGAAGCAGTTTATGAACTCTGCAATCCAGAAGTTAATGGTGTCAGACAAAATTTTCTCGGGTATGAATCCTTTGGATATGCCTGGTACATTTGGCTACTTTGCCAACTAGCGGACGATTTCACCTACTACTGGTTCCACAGGGCCAACCACGAAATCCGTTTACTTTGGGCAGCACACATTGTACACCATTCTTCAGATAACTTTAATTTAGGAACTGCAATCCGCAACGGATGGTTCACTATTTTATACAAGCCTTTCTTTTATGCTTGGATGGTGGCCATTGGATTTCCTCCGGAAATGGTAGTGGTTTGTTTGGGAATTGAGGCCTTATGGCAATTTCAGTTGCATTCCCAATATGTTCCAAAATTGGGCTTTTTGGAAAAGATTTTCAATACACATACCATGCACCAAGTGCACCATGCCCAAAATGTGGAATACTTGGATAAGAACCATGGTGGATTCTTGAATATTTTTGACAAAATGTTTGGAACCTGGAAGGAACTCGATGACGATATTGATGTGAAATACGGTGTGATACACGCCCCAAATTCTTATAACCCCATGGTTATACTGACACATGAGTTCAAGGATATTTGGAACGATGTAAAAAAAGTTGACAAGTTATCCCATAAGCTGATGTATATCTTTGGTCCTCCGGGGTGGAGCCATGATGGAAGCACCATGACGGTGAAACAGCAACAAAAATTCTTCAGGAAATATAAAGAATCTCACCCAGAGTTAATCTACCAAAGACCCAATTGACGTTAGGTCAGTTTTCTTCAACAACTTCTTCTTGCCCCATTTCTTGATTCT
Encoded here:
- a CDS encoding DNA gyrase/topoisomerase IV subunit A → MEENEELNDEGLENQEDNSQDSLVKVTGMYKDWFLDYASYVILERAVPAIEDGFKPVQRRIMHALKELDDGRYNKVANVVGHTMQYHPHGDASIADAMVQIGQKDLLIDTQGNWGNILTGDGAAASRYIEARLSKFALEVVFSPKITDWQLSYDGRKKEPVHLPVKFPLLLAQGAEGIAVGLSTKILPHNFIELIDASIKHLKGQRFKLYPDFPTAGIIDVTNYNDGMRGGKIRVRAKISTLDKNTLVINEIPYGTNTSSLIDSILKANDKGKIKIKKIEDNTAAEVEILVHLPPNISPDKTIDALYAFTACESSISPLGCIIEDNKPLFIGVTEMLERSTDNTVELLKAELEIQLGELEEQWHFASLERIFIENRIYRDIEEEETWEGVIAAIDKGLKPHTKNLKRAVTEEDIVRLTEIRIKRISKFDLEKAQQLIESLDEKIAKTKHHLAHLVDFAIDYFKELKKKYGAGRERKSEIRIFDDIEATKVVIRNTKLYVNREEGFIGTSLKRDEYVTDCSDIDDIIVFTKKGEMMVTKVDSKVFIGKNILHVAVFKKKDKRTVYNMIYKDGKGGPSYIKRFNVTSITRDKIYPLAGDKATAEVLYFSANPNGEAEVVTVMLRQSGSIKKLKWDLDFADVLIKGRASKGNLVTKYAVKRIELKEKGVSTLKPRKIWFDDVVNRLNVDGRGELLGEFKGDDLLLVIDQKGIVKTIAPDLLTRFNEDMIVLEKWNPKKPISVVHYEGEKERYYLKRFLVENPNKEELVISEHPKSFMEMVSTDWRPVIEIEFIKPRGKDAKPNQEVDVEEFISVKGIKAIGNQLTTEKVKNINRLDSLPFEEPEEQSAEEMEVIDEESIDAPNTDIEAKDQGSDQTSLF
- a CDS encoding sterol desaturase family protein: MDFTNPLVYGVPVFIAFILFELTYSKAHGDDHLYEWKDLAASGFMGIGSAILGPLFKVAFAIVFFEAVYELCNPEVNGVRQNFLGYESFGYAWYIWLLCQLADDFTYYWFHRANHEIRLLWAAHIVHHSSDNFNLGTAIRNGWFTILYKPFFYAWMVAIGFPPEMVVVCLGIEALWQFQLHSQYVPKLGFLEKIFNTHTMHQVHHAQNVEYLDKNHGGFLNIFDKMFGTWKELDDDIDVKYGVIHAPNSYNPMVILTHEFKDIWNDVKKVDKLSHKLMYIFGPPGWSHDGSTMTVKQQQKFFRKYKESHPELIYQRPN